One window from the genome of Sphaerotilus microaerophilus encodes:
- the urtA gene encoding urea ABC transporter substrate-binding protein → MQSTRRSFAAKVSAVAVGVAALSLPLFAQAADTIKVGILHSLSGTMAISETVLKDVALMTIDEINAKGGVLGKKLEPVVVDPASNWPLFAEKAKQLIDQDKVAAVFGCWTSVSRKSVLPVFEEKNSLLFYPVQYEGEELSKNVFYTGAAPNQQAIPAVEYLMSKDGGSAKRFVLLGTDYVYPRTTNKILRAFLKAKGVAESDIMEEYTPFGHSDYQSIIAKIKKFASEGKKTAVVSTINGDSNVPFYKELGNQGLKATDVPVVAFSVGEEELRGVDTKPLVGHLAAWNYFMSIKNPTNAAFIKQWSDYAKAKGIAGHKDKPLTNDPMEATYIGLHMWAKAVEKAKSTDTDKVIAAMAGQTIPAPGGFTSTMDKENHHLHKPVFIGEIKADGQFNVVWKTKGPVVADPWSDYIAENKGKKNVPAKK, encoded by the coding sequence ATGCAAAGCACCCGTCGTTCCTTCGCTGCCAAGGTGAGCGCCGTCGCCGTTGGCGTCGCCGCTCTGAGCCTGCCGCTGTTCGCCCAGGCCGCCGACACCATCAAGGTCGGCATCCTGCACTCGCTGTCGGGCACGATGGCCATCTCCGAGACGGTCCTGAAGGACGTCGCGCTGATGACCATCGACGAGATCAACGCCAAGGGCGGCGTGCTCGGCAAGAAGCTGGAGCCGGTCGTCGTCGACCCCGCCTCCAACTGGCCGCTGTTCGCCGAGAAGGCCAAGCAGCTGATCGACCAGGACAAGGTGGCCGCCGTGTTCGGCTGCTGGACCTCGGTGAGCCGCAAGTCGGTGCTGCCGGTCTTTGAAGAGAAGAACTCGCTGCTGTTCTACCCCGTGCAATACGAAGGTGAAGAGCTCAGCAAGAACGTGTTCTACACCGGTGCGGCGCCCAACCAGCAAGCGATTCCGGCCGTCGAATACCTGATGAGCAAGGACGGCGGCAGCGCCAAGCGCTTCGTGCTGCTGGGCACCGACTACGTCTACCCGCGCACGACCAACAAGATCCTGCGCGCCTTCCTGAAGGCCAAGGGCGTGGCCGAGTCGGACATCATGGAGGAGTACACCCCCTTCGGTCACTCCGACTACCAGAGCATCATTGCCAAGATCAAGAAGTTCGCTTCCGAGGGCAAGAAGACCGCCGTGGTCTCGACCATCAACGGCGACTCCAACGTGCCCTTCTACAAGGAACTGGGCAACCAGGGCCTGAAGGCGACCGACGTGCCGGTGGTGGCCTTCTCGGTGGGTGAAGAAGAGCTGCGCGGCGTGGACACCAAGCCGCTGGTGGGCCACCTGGCGGCGTGGAACTACTTCATGTCGATCAAGAACCCGACCAACGCGGCCTTCATCAAGCAGTGGAGCGACTACGCCAAGGCCAAGGGCATTGCCGGCCACAAGGACAAGCCCCTGACCAATGACCCGATGGAGGCCACCTACATCGGCCTGCACATGTGGGCCAAGGCGGTCGAGAAGGCCAAGTCCACCGACACCGACAAGGTCATCGCGGCCATGGCCGGCCAGACCATTCCGGCTCCCGGCGGCTTCACCTCCACGATGGACAAGGAAAACCACCACCTGCACAAGCCGGTGTTTATCGGCGAGATCAAGGCCGACGGCCAGTTCAACGTGGTGTGGAAGACCAAGGGCCCGGTCGTGGCCGACCCGTGGAGCGACTACATCGCCGAGAACAAGGGCAAGAAGAACGTTCCCGCGAAGAAGTGA
- a CDS encoding type I restriction-modification system subunit M → MLDDIKKTLWATADKLRANMDAAEYKHLVLGLIFVKYISDTFTARTAELAARLRDPEDDYFYGNANDEDIAAELQDRDYYTTANVFWVPEAARWEALRAAAKQPDIGKRIDDALTVIEGENPKLKGILDKRYARAQLPDGKLGELVDLISTIGFGTNAAQARDVLGQVYEYFLGMFASAEGKRGGQFYTPASIVKTLVAVLSPHHGKVYDPCCGSGGMFVQSEKFIEAHGGKLGDVSIYGQEANPTTWRLAAMNLAIRGIDFNLGREPGDTFTRNQHPDLRADFVLANPPFNISDWWHGSLEGDPRWHYGDPPQGNANYAWLQHMLHHLKPTGRAGIVLANGSMSSSQNNEGVIRAAMVDADVVEVMVALPGQLFFNTQIPACLWFLAKQKKRKGEVLFIDARKLGKMISRVQAELDDAAIARIADTVAAWRGEVEAGATVTEYADMPGFCRSVPLAEMAQHGHVLTPGRYVGAAEVEDDDEAFADKMQKLTEKLGEQMARGAELDALIRQKLGGLGYEF, encoded by the coding sequence ATGCTCGACGACATCAAGAAGACCCTCTGGGCCACCGCCGACAAGCTGCGCGCCAACATGGACGCCGCCGAGTACAAGCATCTGGTGCTCGGGCTCATCTTCGTCAAGTACATCTCCGACACCTTCACCGCCCGCACCGCCGAGCTGGCCGCGCGCCTGCGCGACCCGGAAGACGACTACTTCTACGGCAACGCCAACGATGAAGACATCGCCGCCGAGCTGCAGGACCGCGACTACTACACCACCGCCAACGTCTTCTGGGTGCCCGAAGCGGCCCGCTGGGAGGCCCTGCGCGCGGCGGCCAAACAGCCCGACATCGGCAAGCGCATCGACGACGCGCTCACGGTCATCGAGGGCGAAAACCCCAAGCTCAAGGGCATCCTCGACAAGCGCTACGCCCGCGCCCAACTGCCCGACGGCAAGCTCGGCGAGCTGGTGGACCTGATTTCCACCATCGGCTTCGGCACCAACGCGGCGCAGGCGCGCGACGTGCTCGGCCAGGTCTACGAGTACTTCCTGGGCATGTTTGCCAGCGCCGAAGGCAAGCGCGGCGGCCAGTTCTACACGCCGGCTTCCATCGTCAAGACGCTGGTGGCCGTGCTCAGCCCGCACCACGGCAAGGTCTACGACCCCTGCTGCGGCTCGGGCGGCATGTTCGTGCAGTCCGAGAAGTTCATCGAGGCGCACGGCGGCAAGCTGGGCGACGTATCCATTTATGGACAAGAAGCCAACCCCACCACCTGGAGGCTGGCTGCGATGAACCTGGCCATCCGGGGCATCGACTTCAACCTGGGCCGCGAGCCGGGCGACACCTTCACCCGCAACCAGCACCCGGACCTGCGCGCCGACTTCGTGCTGGCCAACCCGCCCTTCAACATCAGCGACTGGTGGCACGGCAGCCTGGAAGGCGACCCGCGCTGGCACTATGGTGACCCGCCGCAGGGCAACGCCAACTACGCCTGGCTGCAGCACATGCTGCACCACCTCAAGCCCACCGGCCGGGCGGGCATCGTGCTGGCCAACGGCTCGATGAGTTCCAGCCAGAACAACGAGGGCGTCATCCGCGCCGCGATGGTCGATGCCGACGTGGTGGAAGTCATGGTGGCGCTGCCGGGCCAGTTGTTCTTCAACACCCAGATTCCGGCATGCCTCTGGTTCCTGGCCAAGCAGAAGAAGCGCAAGGGCGAGGTGCTGTTCATTGACGCGCGCAAGCTGGGCAAGATGATTTCCCGCGTGCAGGCCGAGCTGGATGACGCCGCGATTGCGCGTATTGCCGACACCGTGGCCGCCTGGCGCGGCGAGGTGGAAGCCGGTGCCACCGTCACCGAATACGCTGACATGCCCGGCTTCTGCCGCAGCGTCCCGCTGGCCGAGATGGCCCAGCACGGCCACGTTCTGACGCCGGGGCGCTATGTGGGCGCCGCAGAGGTCGAGGACGACGACGAAGCCTTTGCCGACAAGATGCAGAAGCTCACCGAGAAGCTGGGCGAGCAAATGGCCAGAGGCGCGGAGTTGGATGCGCTGATTCGGCAGAAGCTGGGGGGGCTGGGGTATGAGTTCTGA
- a CDS encoding restriction endonuclease subunit S codes for MNDAAHVSADTYAERIKRVEPRFGDLVYSREGTYFGIAAEVPKGIKVCLGQRMVLIRPDSSRIDHAFLRYWLNSPQVFGHIHGFRDGTVAERLNLPVIRGLAVACPSLPEQREVAKTLSALDDRITLLRETNATLEAIAQALFKSWFVDFDPVRAKMEGRTPEGMDEATAAQFPDGFDESALGSLPRGWTRSSLAEVCAYLNRGLSPKYLEEGGVLVLNQKCIRDFSVDYTKGRRHDTSQRKIDGRELVIGDVLVNSTGVGTLGRVAQVLELPEPAIVDSHVTVVRAGNRLSWPYLGQWLARAQPEIEAMGEGSTGQTELSRTKLGVMSILVPPRDVLAAFDAVVEPLKARVALNENSARNLAALRDTLLPRLISGQLRLPEAIETVEAATA; via the coding sequence ATGAACGATGCAGCTCATGTTTCTGCCGATACTTACGCGGAGCGGATTAAGCGCGTTGAACCACGCTTCGGGGATTTGGTTTACAGCCGGGAAGGCACCTACTTTGGTATTGCTGCAGAAGTTCCAAAAGGAATAAAGGTTTGCCTTGGGCAGCGCATGGTGTTGATCAGACCAGACAGCTCAAGAATTGATCATGCTTTTCTTCGCTACTGGCTCAATTCTCCCCAAGTTTTTGGACACATCCACGGCTTTCGCGATGGCACGGTGGCTGAACGATTGAATTTGCCAGTCATACGCGGTTTGGCGGTAGCCTGCCCGTCACTACCTGAGCAACGTGAAGTCGCAAAAACGCTATCCGCTCTCGACGACCGCATCACCCTCCTGCGCGAAACCAACGCCACGCTCGAAGCCATCGCCCAGGCGCTGTTCAAGTCGTGGTTCGTCGATTTCGACCCCGTGCGCGCCAAGATGGAAGGCCGCACTCCCGAAGGCATGGACGAAGCCACGGCGGCGCAGTTTCCGGATGGGTTCGACGAGTCGGCCCTGGGGAGCCTCCCGAGAGGCTGGACGCGCTCTAGTCTTGCGGAAGTTTGCGCCTACCTCAATCGCGGGCTGTCGCCCAAATACCTTGAAGAAGGCGGCGTACTGGTGCTCAACCAGAAGTGCATCCGAGACTTTTCGGTGGACTACACCAAAGGCCGCCGCCATGACACGTCGCAACGCAAGATTGACGGGCGTGAGCTGGTCATAGGCGATGTGTTGGTGAATTCCACCGGGGTGGGCACGCTGGGCCGCGTCGCGCAGGTTCTCGAACTGCCTGAGCCGGCCATTGTTGACTCCCACGTCACCGTCGTTCGCGCCGGAAATCGGCTGAGCTGGCCCTATCTCGGTCAATGGCTGGCAAGGGCGCAGCCGGAAATTGAGGCCATGGGAGAAGGCTCGACGGGTCAGACTGAGCTTTCGAGAACCAAGTTAGGCGTGATGTCGATTTTGGTTCCGCCCCGGGATGTGCTGGCCGCGTTTGACGCGGTAGTTGAACCTCTGAAGGCCCGTGTGGCGCTGAATGAGAACAGCGCCAGGAACTTGGCAGCCCTACGCGATACCCTGCTCCCCCGCCTGATTTCCGGCCAACTGCGCCTGCCTGAGGCCATCGAAACAGTGGAGGCGGCCACCGCATGA
- a CDS encoding ATP-binding protein: protein MMTLDTLNRWLTDAPEDEHLEFKEAKQQYDTTKLLRYCVALANEGGGHLVLGVTDKRPRRVVGTQAFQNRGEITARILEALRMRVEVQELMHPDGRVLVFSIPPRPAGTPLHHEGAYLMRAGEELVPMSPDQLRRILAEGGPDWFEQPARSGASPDEVVALLDTQSFFELLGLPYPTHRDGVLARLAQERLVLDQADGWCITRLAAILLAKRLDAFSSELARKAPRVVIYEGINKLTTREDKPGVRGYAVGFESLVDFVHSSAPLNRFVEQVVREEVKMFPRQAIRELVANALVHQDFEASGQSVMVEMYTDRLEVSNPGQPPIKVERFIDEFRSRNERLAELMRRMGLCEEKGSGIDKVVHLAEVYQLPAPDFRVSETRTTAVLFAHQDFADMSKPDRIRACYQHCALKYVSNERMSNQSLRERFRLPESKTATASQVIGATKDAGLIKADESDTTSTRYARYLPFWA from the coding sequence ATGATGACCCTCGACACCCTGAACCGCTGGCTGACCGATGCGCCGGAGGATGAGCACCTGGAGTTCAAGGAGGCCAAGCAGCAGTACGACACCACCAAGCTGCTGCGCTACTGCGTGGCGCTGGCCAACGAGGGCGGCGGGCATCTGGTGCTGGGGGTGACGGACAAGCGCCCCCGGCGGGTGGTGGGCACCCAGGCGTTCCAGAACCGAGGGGAGATCACTGCACGCATCCTGGAAGCGCTGCGCATGCGCGTAGAGGTGCAGGAGCTTATGCACCCGGATGGCCGCGTGCTGGTGTTTTCCATTCCGCCGCGCCCGGCGGGTACCCCACTGCACCATGAAGGCGCCTACCTGATGCGTGCGGGCGAGGAACTGGTGCCGATGTCGCCAGACCAGCTCCGGCGCATCTTGGCCGAAGGCGGGCCCGACTGGTTCGAGCAGCCCGCCCGCAGTGGTGCCAGCCCCGATGAGGTGGTGGCGCTGCTCGATACACAGTCGTTCTTCGAGCTGCTGGGGCTGCCCTATCCCACCCATCGTGACGGCGTGTTGGCCCGCTTGGCGCAGGAGCGGCTGGTGCTTGACCAGGCGGACGGCTGGTGCATCACCCGCCTGGCGGCCATCCTGCTGGCCAAGCGCCTGGATGCCTTCTCGTCTGAGCTGGCCCGCAAGGCGCCCAGAGTCGTCATCTACGAAGGCATCAACAAGCTGACCACCCGTGAGGACAAGCCCGGCGTGCGAGGCTATGCGGTGGGCTTCGAGAGCCTGGTGGACTTCGTGCATTCATCGGCGCCGCTCAACCGCTTTGTGGAGCAGGTGGTGCGCGAGGAGGTCAAGATGTTCCCCCGCCAGGCCATCCGTGAGCTGGTGGCCAACGCCTTGGTGCACCAGGATTTCGAGGCCAGTGGGCAGTCGGTCATGGTCGAGATGTATACCGACCGCCTGGAAGTTTCCAATCCTGGCCAGCCGCCCATCAAGGTGGAGCGGTTCATTGACGAGTTCCGCTCACGCAACGAGCGCCTGGCCGAACTGATGCGGCGCATGGGCCTGTGCGAGGAGAAGGGCAGCGGCATCGACAAGGTGGTTCACTTGGCCGAGGTGTATCAGCTGCCTGCGCCTGACTTCCGCGTCAGCGAGACACGCACGACGGCCGTGCTGTTCGCCCATCAGGACTTCGCCGACATGAGCAAGCCCGACCGCATTCGTGCCTGTTACCAGCACTGTGCGCTCAAGTACGTCAGCAACGAGCGCATGTCCAACCAGAGCCTGCGTGAGCGCTTCAGGTTGCCCGAGTCGAAGACTGCCACCGCGTCGCAGGTGATAGGCGCGACCAAGGATGCCGGCCTCATCAAGGCCGACGAATCCGACACCACATCCACGCGTTACGCCCGCTACTTGCCCTTCTGGGCGTAG